The Suncus etruscus isolate mSunEtr1 chromosome 14, mSunEtr1.pri.cur, whole genome shotgun sequence genome contains a region encoding:
- the LOC126027942 gene encoding 60S ribosomal protein L36a-like — protein sequence MVNVPKTRRTFCKKCGKHQPHKVTQHKKGKDSLYAQGKLHYDRKQSGYGGQTKPIFQKKAKTTKKIVLRLECVGPNCRSKRMLAIKRCKHFEWGEIKRERDK from the coding sequence ATGGTGAACGTCCCAAAAACCCGCCGGACATTTTGTAAGAAATGTGGGAAGCATCAGCCCCACAAAGTCACACAGCACAAGAAAGGCAAGGATTCTCTCTATGCCCAGGGAAAGCTGCATTATGATCGGAAACAGAGTGGCTATGGAGGGCAGACTAAGCCAATTTTCCAGAAAAAGGCAAAAACTACAAAGAAGATTGTGTTGAGGCTTGAGTGTGTTGGGCCCAACTGCAGATCTAAGAGAATGCTGGCCATTAAGAGATGCAAGCATTTTGAATGGGgggagataaaaagagaaagggacaaGTGA